Below is a window of Candidatus Viadribacter manganicus DNA.
GGCCAATCTATCAAGGATCGCGCGGCGCTCGCGATTGTCGAGGATGCCGAGCGCAAAGGCGAACTTCGTCCCGGCGGCGTGATCGTCGAAGGGACAGCGGGCAATACCGGTATTGGTCTGGCGCTCGTTGGCGCAGCCAAGGGCTATCGAACGATCGTTGTGATGCCGCGCACGCAGAGCCAAGAAAAGAAGGACGCGGTCCGCGCGCTCGGCGCTGAGTTGGTGGAAGTCGATGCTGCGCCGGCGTCGAGCGACAATCACTATCCAAAAGTCGCGCGACGTATTGCCGAAGAGAAAAACAAAACTGAACCCAATGGCGCCATCTGGGCCAATCAGTTTGACAATGTCGCCAACCAGCAGGGCCACTATCGCACAACGGGGCCGGAAATCTGGGAGCAAACCCAGGGCAAGCTCGATGGATTTATCTGCGCCGTCGGCTCGGGTGGCACGCTCGGTGGCGTCTCGCTCGCTCTGAAGGCGCGCAATCCGAACATTCGCATTGGGATTGCCGATCCGGGCGGCGCCGCACTCTACAATTGGTACAAGCACGGCGAACTCAGGGCCGAAGGGACGTCGATCACGGAAGGCATTGGCCAGGGCCGGGTGACGGCCAACCTGCAAGGAGTCATCATCGACGAAGCCTATCGGATTGAAGATCGCG
It encodes the following:
- a CDS encoding cysteine synthase A, whose translation is MKTYSSVIDAIGNTPLIKLKRASEETGCTILGKAEFLNPGQSIKDRAALAIVEDAERKGELRPGGVIVEGTAGNTGIGLALVGAAKGYRTIVVMPRTQSQEKKDAVRALGAELVEVDAAPASSDNHYPKVARRIAEEKNKTEPNGAIWANQFDNVANQQGHYRTTGPEIWEQTQGKLDGFICAVGSGGTLGGVSLALKARNPNIRIGIADPGGAALYNWYKHGELRAEGTSITEGIGQGRVTANLQGVIIDEAYRIEDRDWLPVLYNLIQEEGLSLGGSSALNVLGAMQLAKTLGPGKTIVTVLCDYANRYMGKLFNPEFLAAQNLPTPPWIAN